In Saccharicrinis fermentans DSM 9555 = JCM 21142, a genomic segment contains:
- a CDS encoding RagB/SusD family nutrient uptake outer membrane protein, with protein MKSKLIRYIAAALVVVCYSSCEDFLTQVNPNEMTTDSFWKDLNDTEGGLTAVYNQFRNMDVMGNKYEIPRSDECWPGYARPSTTNEYYMQTFTSSSDGANEKWENIYKGVFRTNQVIKGLKSIEDGLTTDDEKLEWQYQMGQARFFRGLFYHYLHSSFNNGSVLLYNFVPETEEDFNQPLVSADTILKFIRDDLEYALGHLPEKWIDYSSNGSPSNSSDLGRVTSGAAAAVMGTSYLYEKDYTTAASYFKQIIDGGVYRLMDNINDNFTANNEFNQESILEIGYNLNTKVDESASSAEGTANTYNMLYSPIGGYRSVYPANWLIIKYMNDPIDSADARNIVSYEEEVDGVVVKKQRIRKYSLRTSYSIALIDDVDMTYYGYDPIADANTFKNLGTSYWRKMTNWETVSSEKDLLQKSGINYRVIRYADILLMYAECLIKGGTDEAGVEEALKYINRVRYRSALQLLGAATAGEYVGSTYDEVDYSAQDVMEHLMYKERPLELSAEGYAIRQIDLRRWGITKERFEDLASRVYWADQYVFLSAATGKNKTKYSAILKEEYNPDYTKDLSEFKQAAVNYREDDHAYWPVPTGEVTANSMID; from the coding sequence ATGAAAAGTAAATTAATAAGATATATAGCTGCAGCTTTAGTGGTAGTTTGCTATAGTAGTTGTGAGGATTTTCTTACTCAGGTAAATCCCAACGAAATGACTACTGACAGTTTTTGGAAAGATCTGAATGATACGGAAGGTGGTTTAACCGCTGTTTACAATCAATTTCGTAACATGGATGTGATGGGAAATAAGTATGAGATTCCCAGAAGTGATGAATGTTGGCCTGGATATGCACGCCCTAGCACCACCAATGAATATTATATGCAAACTTTTACGTCATCCAGCGATGGAGCTAATGAAAAGTGGGAAAATATATATAAAGGGGTATTTCGTACAAATCAGGTTATTAAAGGATTAAAAAGTATTGAGGATGGATTGACTACAGATGATGAAAAATTAGAGTGGCAATACCAAATGGGACAAGCACGTTTTTTTAGGGGTTTGTTTTATCATTATTTGCATAGTTCTTTCAATAATGGCAGCGTATTGTTATACAATTTTGTGCCGGAAACGGAGGAAGATTTTAATCAACCTCTGGTGTCGGCAGATACGATTCTGAAATTTATTCGGGATGATTTAGAGTACGCTCTTGGCCATCTGCCTGAAAAATGGATCGATTATAGTAGTAATGGAAGTCCTTCTAATAGTTCTGATCTGGGACGTGTTACCTCTGGTGCGGCTGCTGCTGTTATGGGAACCAGCTATCTGTATGAGAAAGATTATACTACTGCTGCAAGCTATTTTAAACAAATAATTGATGGTGGGGTGTATCGTTTAATGGATAATATCAATGATAATTTTACAGCTAATAATGAGTTTAATCAAGAGTCTATTCTTGAAATTGGATATAATCTGAATACCAAGGTAGACGAGTCAGCAAGTTCTGCAGAGGGAACCGCAAATACTTATAATATGTTGTATAGCCCCATTGGAGGTTATCGTTCAGTGTATCCAGCAAACTGGTTGATAATAAAATATATGAATGATCCTATAGATTCAGCTGATGCGCGTAATATTGTTTCTTATGAAGAAGAAGTTGATGGGGTAGTTGTTAAGAAACAGCGTATCCGAAAATATTCTTTACGAACATCGTATTCTATAGCACTGATTGATGATGTGGATATGACATATTATGGCTATGACCCTATTGCCGATGCGAATACTTTTAAAAACTTGGGTACTTCTTATTGGCGTAAGATGACTAACTGGGAAACAGTATCCAGTGAGAAAGATTTACTTCAAAAGTCAGGTATTAATTATAGGGTTATCCGTTATGCAGATATCTTACTGATGTATGCTGAATGCCTGATTAAAGGAGGTACTGATGAAGCAGGGGTTGAGGAGGCGTTGAAATATATCAATCGGGTTCGTTATCGTTCTGCTTTACAATTATTAGGTGCTGCTACCGCCGGTGAGTATGTGGGATCGACTTACGATGAAGTGGATTATTCTGCTCAGGATGTCATGGAACACCTAATGTATAAGGAGCGTCCATTGGAATTGTCTGCCGAAGGTTACGCAATCCGTCAGATTGATTTAAGACGCTGGGGTATTACAAAGGAACGTTTCGAAGACCTAGCGTCAAGAGTATATTGGGCTGATCAATATGTCTTTTTGAGTGCTGCAACTGGAAAAAATAAAACGAAATATTCGGCTATTTTAAAGGAAGAATATAATCCTGATTATACGAAAGATCTATCTGAATTTAAGCAAGCTGCAGTTAATTATAGGGAGGACGATCATGCTTATTGGCCTGTTCCAACAGGCGAGGTAACTGCCAATTCAATGATTGACTAA
- a CDS encoding T9SS type A sorting domain-containing protein, producing the protein MKSRFVFFVCIFTAFCLGVKAQSYSGGKGTVEDPFQIAKTSDLITLSKTPAHWTGKNFILTDDLDMTGELFTPIGSTSAVFTGNFFGNAKTISNLTVTPVPVYSEADKTEVVRNGTGLFGAFNGTLEKLGLINVSIDVSGWPNSSKVGALVGQLDGGMVSKCYSLGGTIKCSGGWTGGVVGVLWEGGDNKTVEDCYCTASITASWRSAGIVGCTRGAYTINRTAFYGSINTGTAIVDIHSDKGGIPPTNSVYAASSGGTDSNASSLDDNAMLDILSYPTFDFGNTWEISGSDGYAILRKVYPEPELSFGERIRTQRVESSDIVEWKQFGPGMSGYNEEFWCHPTDPHVMFMGPDMHVAYGSWDNGKSWQTIKDCDGDGLDLERVNDMTFSKRDPDFGVAIERRGKVFVTHDMGRTWKLVYTIPHGAESPWYNAHSRVVIDPADDDTWYIGAGGFWDVKGNWRSAASPQGTHRPIYAYGYILKTSNGGVSFDKIASDISDDLDVGRIMVHPENSDRILIATGQGMFLSKDAGVTWKPSNQGLPNNLPKDVAEYYNPMTKEYILYTVEQSVYKESGNTIATEGGVFKSMDGGESWTSITGNLGLDFTQITNTTFRDNFNKLVAYWLGKDKGVIAAKDYPTQTLQVFRRLVVNPKNKDEIYLFANQRHDKSFGPGDIWKSADGGQTWKIVTRHGTYWQQGSDQSYWESKGMVTTPNVEFAHLQASLDESLESYSACRHLAINANGDVFIGINQQTQRSTDGGISWKQIDDDETFPGSNAWIGRGDSDLPGRFILSNTGIPDRLLLCSGEHGLWQTTDNGEWEDKDAVAVTQIEGQVHDINGNHGAHSVSTVAVHPNDPNTIFILAWRQEHRGWLRKTTDGGKTWNNVVQIFDSNNGSWEATASQYCLKIDPVNPDNMYFTAIYKPISCGTNSGPGEDLTKGEYGVYRSTDGGNTWHVSNDWIPEGGSVNRIILHPDNPEVLFAALNQWSNSDPYGLYKSTDKAVSWTKMTIPSAIKSVNNVFIDPVTKYMYISCGARTGDYEAGGVYRSKDEGDTWELFFEAPYVWHVETSPVNPNIVLVNAAGQVGGAFKNPGFYLSQDDGESWVKINKGIGQPDKMVDIELDPYNENVLWSAAWGSGWYKGMIKTNEVKAVCADVTVNMGDDVTLYAHGSIGSQLKYTWTVPDEVENAQIDKYKISFMAPQVDEDTVLTLGLKVSNDLHSDDLDVKVHVKNINTAVKYPQREGLVLYPNPTESVLLVHGVSEKANYSVLSSSGDTLFTSDNERINVSGLSGGCYLLKIETDDLITYHKFIKK; encoded by the coding sequence ATGAAATCTAGATTTGTTTTTTTTGTATGCATATTTACTGCATTCTGCTTGGGGGTGAAAGCCCAGTCGTATAGTGGTGGAAAAGGTACTGTGGAAGATCCTTTTCAAATTGCAAAGACAAGTGATTTGATTACTTTATCAAAAACGCCTGCGCATTGGACTGGTAAAAATTTTATACTAACGGATGATTTGGATATGACGGGTGAGCTTTTTACTCCTATTGGGTCTACAAGCGCTGTCTTTACTGGTAATTTTTTTGGTAATGCAAAAACTATTTCCAATTTAACGGTTACACCGGTTCCTGTTTATAGTGAGGCAGATAAGACGGAGGTGGTTAGAAATGGGACGGGTTTATTTGGAGCCTTTAATGGTACATTGGAAAAGTTGGGACTTATCAATGTAAGTATAGATGTTAGTGGATGGCCCAATAGCTCTAAAGTTGGAGCGTTGGTTGGACAATTGGATGGTGGTATGGTATCTAAATGTTATAGTTTGGGTGGTACGATCAAATGTAGTGGAGGATGGACAGGAGGAGTTGTTGGTGTTTTATGGGAAGGAGGTGATAATAAAACGGTAGAGGATTGTTATTGCACTGCCAGTATTACTGCCAGTTGGCGGAGTGCAGGTATTGTTGGATGTACGAGAGGAGCATATACGATTAATCGTACCGCCTTTTATGGAAGCATAAACACAGGAACTGCCATTGTTGATATTCATAGTGATAAAGGAGGTATTCCCCCCACCAATTCAGTTTATGCTGCAAGCTCAGGGGGTACAGATTCTAATGCCTCTTCGCTGGATGACAATGCGATGCTTGATATTTTAAGCTATCCTACTTTTGATTTTGGTAATACCTGGGAAATAAGTGGCTCGGATGGTTATGCCATTTTAAGGAAGGTATATCCGGAACCTGAACTGTCTTTTGGGGAGCGCATCAGAACACAGAGGGTTGAGTCAAGTGATATCGTAGAGTGGAAACAGTTTGGACCAGGTATGTCTGGTTATAATGAGGAGTTCTGGTGTCATCCTACAGACCCGCATGTAATGTTTATGGGGCCTGATATGCATGTGGCTTATGGTTCATGGGACAATGGAAAGTCATGGCAAACCATTAAGGATTGTGATGGGGATGGATTGGATTTGGAACGTGTAAATGATATGACATTTTCAAAACGTGATCCTGACTTTGGCGTCGCTATTGAACGTAGAGGCAAGGTTTTTGTGACCCATGATATGGGACGAACCTGGAAATTGGTTTATACTATTCCTCATGGGGCAGAGAGTCCATGGTACAATGCACACTCCCGTGTGGTCATTGATCCTGCAGATGATGATACTTGGTATATCGGAGCCGGTGGATTCTGGGATGTAAAAGGAAACTGGCGATCTGCAGCTAGTCCACAGGGAACTCACCGACCTATATATGCTTATGGTTATATATTGAAAACTAGTAATGGAGGTGTGTCATTTGATAAAATAGCAAGCGATATATCGGACGATTTGGATGTGGGAAGAATCATGGTGCATCCCGAAAATTCAGATCGAATTCTGATTGCTACAGGACAAGGTATGTTCTTGAGTAAAGACGCCGGAGTTACTTGGAAACCAAGTAATCAAGGATTACCCAATAATCTGCCTAAGGATGTGGCGGAATATTATAATCCAATGACTAAAGAGTATATATTGTATACGGTAGAACAATCTGTATATAAAGAGAGTGGGAATACCATTGCTACGGAAGGTGGCGTTTTTAAAAGTATGGATGGTGGTGAGTCATGGACTAGTATTACGGGTAATTTAGGATTGGATTTTACGCAAATAACGAACACTACTTTTCGAGATAATTTTAACAAATTGGTAGCCTATTGGCTGGGTAAAGATAAGGGTGTTATTGCAGCCAAAGATTATCCAACCCAAACCTTGCAGGTATTCCGTCGATTGGTTGTGAATCCTAAAAATAAAGATGAAATTTACTTGTTTGCCAATCAGCGCCATGATAAATCATTTGGCCCCGGAGATATTTGGAAGAGTGCAGATGGAGGGCAAACCTGGAAAATTGTCACTCGGCATGGTACTTATTGGCAGCAGGGAAGCGATCAATCATATTGGGAAAGTAAAGGAATGGTTACGACGCCCAATGTTGAGTTTGCTCATTTACAGGCTTCATTGGATGAATCATTAGAATCATATTCTGCTTGTAGACATCTGGCCATTAATGCTAACGGCGACGTATTTATTGGAATTAATCAGCAAACACAGCGGTCAACGGATGGAGGAATATCATGGAAACAGATTGATGATGATGAGACTTTTCCTGGAAGTAATGCTTGGATAGGAAGAGGTGATAGTGATTTGCCGGGACGTTTTATTCTTTCAAATACAGGTATACCAGACCGACTCTTGTTATGTAGTGGTGAACATGGTCTGTGGCAAACTACTGATAATGGCGAATGGGAAGATAAAGATGCAGTGGCTGTTACACAGATTGAAGGACAAGTACATGATATCAATGGTAATCATGGTGCTCATTCTGTTTCTACTGTAGCTGTGCATCCGAATGACCCAAATACGATTTTTATATTGGCATGGCGCCAGGAACATAGAGGTTGGTTACGTAAAACAACAGATGGAGGAAAGACCTGGAATAATGTGGTTCAGATTTTTGATTCCAATAATGGTTCTTGGGAAGCAACAGCTAGTCAGTATTGTTTGAAGATTGATCCGGTAAATCCCGATAATATGTACTTCACGGCTATCTATAAACCTATTTCGTGTGGTACGAACTCTGGACCGGGTGAAGATTTGACGAAGGGAGAATATGGTGTTTATCGCTCAACGGATGGTGGAAATACCTGGCATGTTAGTAATGATTGGATACCGGAAGGTGGCAGTGTAAACAGAATAATTTTACATCCAGATAATCCTGAAGTGCTTTTTGCTGCGCTTAACCAATGGAGTAATAGTGATCCTTACGGATTATATAAATCAACAGACAAGGCTGTGAGTTGGACTAAGATGACTATTCCTTCAGCTATTAAGTCGGTAAATAATGTGTTTATAGATCCGGTGACTAAATATATGTATATTTCATGTGGAGCACGTACAGGTGATTATGAAGCTGGAGGTGTTTACAGGAGCAAAGACGAAGGGGACACCTGGGAGTTGTTTTTTGAAGCTCCCTATGTGTGGCATGTGGAAACTTCTCCTGTTAATCCGAATATTGTATTGGTTAATGCTGCGGGTCAGGTAGGTGGAGCATTCAAAAATCCGGGTTTTTATTTGTCGCAAGATGATGGAGAAAGTTGGGTGAAGATTAATAAAGGTATCGGCCAACCTGATAAAATGGTTGATATTGAACTGGATCCATATAATGAGAATGTACTTTGGAGTGCTGCTTGGGGATCGGGGTGGTACAAAGGTATGATAAAGACGAATGAGGTTAAAGCAGTATGTGCTGATGTAACTGTAAATATGGGAGATGATGTTACATTGTATGCGCATGGTTCCATAGGTTCTCAGTTGAAGTATACATGGACCGTTCCCGATGAAGTGGAAAATGCACAGATAGATAAATATAAAATTTCGTTTATGGCTCCTCAGGTAGATGAGGATACTGTTTTAACCTTAGGATTAAAGGTGAGTAATGATTTACACAGTGATGATTTAGATGTAAAGGTACATGTGAAAAATATAAACACAGCGGTAAAATATCCTCAACGAGAAGGACTTGTATTATATCCTAATCCAACAGAATCTGTTTTGTTGGTGCATGGTGTGAGTGAAAAGGCTAACTATTCTGTTCTCTCATCATCAGGAGATACCTTGTTTACATCTGACAATGAGAGAATTAATGTGTCAGGACTAAGTGGTGGGTGTTATCTTTTGAAAATTGAAACTGACGATTTAATAACATATCATAAGTTTATAAAAAAATAG
- a CDS encoding SusC/RagA family TonB-linked outer membrane protein, with protein sequence MKKKNLNLMRVRSGKWLLLFAIGLVSMRAIAQPFNVNGVVTGAEDGMPIPGVSVVVKGTVIGTITDMDGKYRIKAENGNVLVFSFIGMQSQEVIVSKRKHDVKLKMDLVSLDEVVAIGYGTQKKKEVSGAVVQVKSEDLEKISTSDLGTALQGAIAGVSIQASSGQPGANSNIQIRGVNSITGANAPLFVVDGIPQEGNPQLSSSEIASVDVLKDAASSAIYGVRGAGGVVLITTKTGKAGEMKISANAYYGIQKITSGIDLMSFEDYWYQFMVFQNQLTPGSYSDLIWTSLENGRQNFTNNTSIVDVIEQDNAKIQNYSVNISGGKKDLTYNVVGSFFEQDGTLINTGYERFNVRANTSYKKGRWTIKTSLGFKVDEQQYASGNLLYEAYKFKPYQRSVDPDAVSFSDSGTQTDQLQVGNVMAKLKQTDVRNGESFNGNVDLKFELSKGLYLTGRAGVNYGNNTRVKINPLFEVYDTDGELVINANTRSGVKNTSDRSVRSTFEAGVNYTKKWGEHQINFLAVASSEEFEYTTFYGQGKDITSNEVAVLEQTTAEPSIGSGSDKTRTLVGLLGRVQYNYKGGRYNLSVSARRDGSSKFASGYQWEIFPSVSASWNVADEPFWEGMSNTINGFKIRASLGTVGNNNIPDYQYAATISSGFDYPFGADANPYLALGQIQTGYANPNVFWETSKQTNVGVDLGLLDNRLSFNADFYNTEKVDLLFPLLVPTGAGAGENQNVYLNIGDMNNKGIELASSFRQHGKFSWNVGATFTRNVNEVKKMHNSNPISYFSNGNVISVSGNNDKLTVIAEGYEAGAFMVMETNGIINTEEKLAEYQKIESGAKMGDLIYVDQNGDKVLDESDRVYGGSGTPDFEVGLNMGCDYKGFDFSMQWFGAYGQEVINGSKIYAYTTGTHKDLLYQWSDDNPLGVIPSNRSGSHDNYRGYADIWVEDGSFIRLRNVTLGYSLPKQIIHKMGISKLRLYVATDNPITLTKYSGYDPEVGGDGLATRGLDKGNYPISSQYRAGIQMNF encoded by the coding sequence ATGAAGAAAAAAAATCTTAATCTAATGCGGGTCCGATCAGGAAAATGGCTATTGTTATTTGCTATAGGACTTGTCAGCATGAGAGCTATTGCTCAACCATTTAATGTAAATGGTGTAGTTACAGGTGCCGAGGATGGTATGCCTATCCCGGGAGTTAGTGTTGTAGTAAAGGGTACGGTCATTGGAACTATCACAGATATGGATGGAAAGTACCGCATTAAAGCAGAAAATGGGAATGTACTTGTTTTTAGCTTTATTGGTATGCAATCTCAGGAAGTGATTGTTTCAAAGCGTAAACATGATGTAAAATTAAAGATGGATCTTGTTAGTCTGGATGAGGTAGTGGCCATTGGTTATGGTACTCAGAAAAAAAAGGAGGTTTCAGGTGCTGTTGTTCAGGTTAAATCAGAAGACTTGGAAAAGATTTCTACTTCTGATTTAGGAACAGCTCTTCAGGGAGCTATTGCTGGGGTTAGTATACAGGCAAGTTCCGGGCAGCCAGGAGCTAACTCAAATATTCAGATTCGAGGAGTAAATTCTATTACAGGAGCCAATGCGCCACTTTTTGTGGTAGACGGTATTCCGCAAGAGGGAAATCCTCAATTAAGTAGTAGTGAGATTGCCAGTGTGGATGTATTAAAGGATGCTGCATCGTCGGCTATTTATGGTGTGCGTGGTGCCGGAGGTGTTGTTTTAATTACAACCAAAACAGGTAAGGCTGGCGAAATGAAAATTTCAGCAAATGCTTATTATGGTATCCAAAAAATTACTTCAGGTATTGATTTAATGAGTTTTGAAGATTATTGGTACCAGTTTATGGTCTTTCAGAATCAGTTAACACCAGGTTCCTATTCTGATTTAATTTGGACTTCCTTAGAAAATGGGCGTCAAAATTTCACCAACAATACAAGTATTGTAGATGTAATTGAACAAGATAATGCTAAAATTCAAAATTATAGCGTAAACATTTCGGGAGGTAAGAAAGATCTAACATATAATGTGGTGGGATCTTTTTTTGAACAAGATGGAACCTTGATTAATACAGGTTACGAACGTTTTAATGTACGTGCGAATACCTCCTATAAAAAGGGTAGATGGACCATTAAAACAAGTTTAGGTTTTAAAGTTGATGAGCAGCAATATGCCAGCGGCAATTTACTTTATGAAGCTTATAAATTTAAACCTTATCAAAGATCTGTGGATCCTGATGCCGTTTCTTTTTCTGATTCGGGAACTCAGACGGATCAACTACAAGTGGGTAATGTAATGGCCAAGCTTAAGCAAACAGATGTTCGAAATGGAGAAAGTTTTAATGGTAATGTGGACCTTAAGTTTGAATTAAGTAAAGGATTGTATTTGACAGGTAGAGCAGGCGTTAACTATGGAAATAATACCCGGGTGAAAATAAACCCTCTTTTTGAAGTATATGATACGGATGGGGAACTTGTTATCAACGCCAATACTCGTTCTGGAGTTAAAAATACAAGCGATAGAAGTGTGAGATCTACTTTCGAAGCAGGTGTTAACTACACGAAGAAATGGGGTGAGCATCAAATTAATTTTCTGGCAGTGGCATCCAGTGAGGAATTTGAATACACGACTTTTTATGGACAAGGAAAGGATATTACCAGTAATGAAGTCGCTGTGTTGGAACAAACAACAGCAGAGCCTTCTATAGGTTCGGGAAGTGATAAAACCAGAACTTTGGTTGGCTTATTGGGGCGCGTTCAGTACAATTATAAGGGAGGTCGCTATAACCTGAGTGTGAGCGCCCGCCGTGATGGCTCATCGAAGTTCGCTTCAGGTTACCAGTGGGAAATCTTTCCTTCTGTTTCCGCCAGTTGGAATGTGGCGGATGAACCTTTTTGGGAAGGTATGTCTAATACCATTAATGGATTTAAAATAAGGGCCTCGTTGGGTACTGTGGGTAATAATAATATTCCTGATTACCAGTACGCGGCAACCATAAGCTCTGGTTTTGATTATCCTTTTGGAGCTGATGCCAATCCGTATTTAGCATTGGGGCAAATACAAACTGGATATGCTAACCCTAATGTTTTTTGGGAAACCTCGAAACAAACCAATGTGGGTGTTGACTTAGGACTATTGGATAATAGATTGTCTTTTAATGCAGACTTTTATAATACAGAAAAGGTTGACTTATTATTTCCATTATTAGTGCCAACTGGGGCAGGTGCCGGTGAAAACCAAAATGTATATCTGAATATTGGAGATATGAATAATAAGGGGATAGAACTGGCAAGCAGTTTCCGTCAACATGGTAAGTTCAGTTGGAATGTGGGGGCTACTTTTACTAGAAATGTGAATGAAGTCAAGAAAATGCATAATTCAAATCCAATATCTTACTTTTCTAATGGTAATGTTATAAGTGTTAGTGGTAACAATGATAAGCTTACTGTGATAGCTGAAGGTTACGAAGCTGGTGCTTTTATGGTGATGGAAACAAATGGTATTATTAATACGGAAGAAAAATTAGCTGAATACCAAAAGATAGAGTCCGGAGCAAAAATGGGCGACTTAATTTATGTGGATCAGAATGGAGATAAGGTATTGGATGAAAGTGATCGTGTATACGGAGGAAGCGGTACTCCGGATTTTGAAGTTGGATTAAATATGGGGTGTGATTATAAGGGCTTCGATTTTTCTATGCAGTGGTTTGGTGCCTATGGACAAGAAGTGATAAACGGATCTAAAATTTATGCTTATACTACTGGTACTCATAAAGATTTATTGTATCAATGGTCAGATGACAACCCATTGGGCGTTATCCCATCAAACCGCAGTGGTAGTCATGATAATTATAGAGGATATGCTGATATATGGGTGGAAGATGGCTCTTTTATCCGTTTACGTAATGTGACATTAGGATATAGCTTACCTAAGCAAATTATTCATAAAATGGGAATCTCGAAATTGCGTTTATACGTGGCCACTGATAACCCTATTACATTAACAAAATATAGTGGTTACGATCCTGAAGTGGGAGGTGATGGCTTGGCAACAAGAGGCTTGGATAAAGGTAATTATCCGATTAGTTCTCAATACAGAGCCGGTATTCAAATGAATTTTTAA
- a CDS encoding sulfatase family protein has protein sequence MKLQTILLLALVATLPLVKSDAKKSKRPNIIFIMADDHTSQSIGAYGGRLARLNPTPNLDKLASEGMLFENAFCNNSICSPSRASIISGQYSQTNGVLDLDHHLDVDKQYLPIEMKKLGYSTAIIGKWHLGNEPVNFDYYKVLPVQGKYFNPVFREKGKGTWPNNLVKTEGHSSDVITDLSIDYLEKLDKSKPFFLMHHYKAPHDMFEYAPRYKDYLADVEIPEPASLYNQPFFGSEATRGRNDSLRHVIGTSISPRNTQHNRHSSYTKLFYGTVQDKQMGTHLAYQKYLKDYLRCVKGVDDNLGRLFAYLKKEGLWENTVIIYTGDQGMMLGEHDFADKRWMYEETMRMPFIVHYPAQIKKEQKTALLINNTDYAPTMIELAGGKAPEYMQGKSFISTLMGKEETEWREATYYRYWMHIIHHFVPAHFGIRTKDYKLIFYYGKHYLPKEEFESHYWADRYNGVGRTTPAAWEFYDLKNDPQELHNRYNDPKYKELIAKLKVELKRQREELNETDEKYPEIQKIIDKHWND, from the coding sequence ATGAAGTTACAAACTATATTATTGCTAGCCCTTGTTGCTACCCTTCCGCTAGTAAAAAGCGATGCTAAAAAAAGCAAAAGACCTAATATTATTTTCATTATGGCTGATGACCATACCTCACAGTCGATAGGCGCTTATGGTGGGCGTTTGGCAAGATTGAACCCAACACCCAACTTGGATAAGTTAGCTTCGGAAGGGATGCTTTTTGAGAACGCATTTTGTAATAATTCCATTTGCTCACCCAGTAGAGCTTCCATTATATCCGGACAGTATTCTCAAACCAATGGCGTACTTGACTTGGACCATCATTTAGATGTGGATAAGCAATATCTCCCCATAGAAATGAAAAAGCTGGGTTATTCAACAGCCATCATTGGTAAATGGCACTTGGGTAATGAACCTGTAAATTTTGATTATTATAAGGTATTGCCGGTACAGGGTAAGTATTTTAATCCGGTATTTAGAGAAAAAGGAAAAGGTACATGGCCCAACAACCTGGTAAAGACCGAAGGACATTCATCTGATGTAATAACGGACTTAAGTATTGACTATCTGGAAAAGTTGGATAAATCAAAACCTTTTTTCTTAATGCATCATTATAAGGCCCCTCATGATATGTTTGAATATGCTCCTCGTTATAAAGACTACTTGGCAGACGTTGAGATTCCTGAACCTGCAAGCCTGTATAATCAGCCTTTCTTTGGTTCGGAAGCTACTCGTGGACGCAATGATAGTCTTCGCCATGTTATTGGAACCTCTATCTCACCCCGTAATACACAGCATAACCGCCATAGTAGTTATACCAAATTATTTTATGGGACTGTTCAAGATAAACAAATGGGTACTCATTTAGCCTATCAAAAATATTTGAAAGATTACTTACGCTGTGTGAAAGGTGTTGATGATAATTTAGGACGTTTGTTTGCCTATCTGAAGAAAGAAGGTTTATGGGAAAATACTGTTATTATTTATACTGGTGATCAGGGAATGATGCTTGGAGAACACGATTTTGCAGATAAGAGGTGGATGTACGAAGAAACAATGCGTATGCCATTTATTGTGCATTATCCTGCACAGATTAAAAAGGAACAGAAGACAGCGTTGCTAATTAATAACACAGATTATGCCCCTACGATGATCGAGTTAGCTGGAGGAAAGGCTCCTGAATATATGCAAGGCAAAAGTTTTATAAGTACATTGATGGGTAAAGAGGAAACGGAGTGGCGAGAAGCAACTTATTATCGATATTGGATGCATATCATTCATCACTTTGTTCCAGCGCATTTTGGTATTCGGACTAAAGATTATAAGCTTATTTTTTATTATGGGAAGCATTATCTACCGAAGGAGGAATTTGAATCGCATTATTGGGCGGATCGCTATAATGGTGTAGGACGCACTACTCCTGCAGCTTGGGAATTTTATGATTTGAAAAATGATCCGCAAGAATTACATAATAGGTACAACGACCCTAAATACAAAGAACTGATTGCTAAGCTTAAGGTTGAACTAAAAAGACAACGGGAAGAACTGAACGAAACAGATGAAAAGTATCCTGAAATTCAAAAGATAATAGATAAACATTGGAATGACTAA
- a CDS encoding PspC domain-containing protein: MILGVSQWLSDKLGWNVTYIRIAFVVSVLAFGTGLGLYLILWLVKALSK; encoded by the coding sequence ATGATTTTAGGAGTATCACAATGGCTTAGTGACAAATTGGGTTGGAACGTCACTTATATACGAATTGCTTTTGTTGTATCTGTTTTAGCTTTTGGAACAGGATTAGGTCTTTATCTAATTTTATGGTTGGTTAAAGCACTATCAAAATAA